In Trifolium pratense cultivar HEN17-A07 linkage group LG7, ARS_RC_1.1, whole genome shotgun sequence, a genomic segment contains:
- the LOC123897632 gene encoding leucine-rich repeat receptor-like serine/threonine/tyrosine-protein kinase SOBIR1, whose translation MAKNNNFSFFFFFFLSFLSLLFSIHAKLQLHPSDTKALTTLQNNLGLNTTNPTNHPCNAEGVFCERRLNNNESYSLRVTKLVFKTKQLRGTLSSAIGKLSELKELSLSNNKLVDRIPPSIVDCRKLEILNLANNLFSGEVPSELPSLIRLRFLDISGNKLSGNLNFLRYFPNLETLSVADNHFTGRVPASVRSFRNLRQFNFSGNRFLEGVPVNQKLLEYQDTDNTVPKRYILAENSTSNPPRRNIHHSPAGAPAPGPAAAIHKNKKSRRKLAGWILGFIAGAFAGILSGFVFSLLFKLALALVKGKGKGSGPAIYSSLIKKAEDLAFLEKEDGLASLEIIGRGGCGEVYKAELPGSNGKMIAIKKIIQPPKDAADLAEEDSKILHTKMRQIKSEIDTVGQIRHRNLLPLLAHISRPDCHYLVYEFMKNGSLQDMLTNVERGEAELDWLSRHKIALGVAAGLEYLHTSHSPRIIHRDLKPANILLDDDMEARIADFGLAKAMPDAQTHISTSKVAGTVGYIAPEYHQIFKFSDKCDIYSFGVILGVLVMGKLPSDDFFQNTDEMSLVKWMRNTIISENPKDAIDARLIGNGFEEQMLLVLKIACFCTMDNPKERPDSKNVRIMLYQIKH comes from the coding sequence ATGGCTAAGAATAATaacttctcattcttcttcttcttcttcttatcaTTCTTGTCTCTTCTTTTTTCCATTCATGCTAAACTCCAACTTCACCCTTCAGACACAAAAGCTCTTACAACTCTCCAAAACAACCTCGGACTTAACACAACAAATCCAACAAATCACCCGTGTAATGCTGAGGGTGTGTTCTGTGAGAGAAGACTCAACAACAATGAAAGCTATTCCCTCAGAGTAACAAAACttgttttcaaaacaaaacaactcaGAGGAACACTTTCTTCTGCCATTGGAAAACTTTCAGAGCTCAAAGAACTCTCTCTTTCGAACAACAAACTCGTTGACCGAATCCCACCTTCCATAGTTGACTGTAGAAAGCTTGAAATTCTTAAccttgctaataatcttttctCTGGTGAAGTTCCTTCTGAATTACCTTCTCTCATTCGTCTTCGTTTTCTTGATATCTCTGGGAATAAACTCTCTGGAAACTTGAATTTTCTTCGTTATTTTCCCAATCTGGAAACTCTCTCTGTTGCAGACAATCACTTTACAGGGAGAGTTCCTGCTTCTGTTCGTTCTTTTCGCAATCTTAGACAGTTTAACTTCTCTGGTAACCGTTTTCTTGAAGGTGTGCCGGTCAATCAGAAGCTTCTTGAATATCAAGATACTGATAATACTGTTCCTAAACGCTATATCCTTGCTGAGAATTCAACTTCAAATCCACCAAGGAGAAATATTCATCACTCTCCAGCAGGTGCTCCAGCTCCTGGTCCTGCAGCTGCTATACACAAGAATAAGAAGAGCAGGAGGAAGCTAGCTGGATGGATTCTTGGGTTTATAGCCGGAGCATTCGCCGGAATACTTTCCGGTTTTGTGTTTTCGTTGCTGTTTAAGTTGGCTTTGGCTTTAGTTAAAGGAAAAGGAAAGGGTTCTGGTCCGGCAATTTATAGTTCATTGATTAAGAAAGCTGAGGATTTAGCTTTCTTGGAGAAAGAAGACGGTTTAGCTTCGTTGGAAATCATCGGAAGAGGTGGATGTGGTGAGGTTTACAAGGCGGAATTACCAGGAAGTAATGGTAAAATGATTGCTATCAAGAAGATTATTCAGCCACCTAAGGATGCAGCTGATTTAGCTGAAGAAGATAGTAAGATTTTGCATACTAAGATGCGGCAAATTAAGTCAGAGATTGATACCGTTGGTCAGATTCGTCATCGAAACCTTTTGCCTTTGTTAGCTCATATTTCTAGACCTGATTGTCATTACCTTGTGTATGAGTTCATGAAGAATGGTAGTTTGCAGGATATGTTGACAAACGTTGAAAGAGGTGAAGCGGAGTTAGATTGGTTGTCAAGGCATAAGATTGCACTTGGTGTCGCAGCTGGTCTTGAATACCTTCACACAAGCCATAGTCCACGTATAATTCATCGAGATCTCAAGCCTGCAAACATTCTTCTTGATGATGATATGGAAGCTAGGATCGCGGATTTTGGACTTGCAAAAGCAATGCCTGATGCACAAACACATATCAGTACATCGAAAGTGGCTGGCACTGTGGGATATATCGCGCCTGAGTATCATCAGATATTCAAATTCAGTGACAAGTGTGACATATATAGCTTTGGTGTTATTCTTGGTGTTTTGGTGATGGGAAAACTTCCTTCTGATGACTTTTTTCAGAACACGGACGAGATGAGTTTGGTCAAGTGGATGAGAAATACTATAATTTCAGAAAATCCGAAGGACGCAATTGATGCAAGGCTCATTGGTAATGGTTTTGAGGAACAAATGCTTCTGGTTTTGAAGATTGCCTGCTTTTGCACCATGGATAATCCTAAGGAGAGGCCTGACAGTAAGAATGTTAGGATTATGTTGTACCAAATTAAGCACTAG